The following are from one region of the Coffea eugenioides isolate CCC68of chromosome 2, Ceug_1.0, whole genome shotgun sequence genome:
- the LOC113763877 gene encoding probable LRR receptor-like serine/threonine-protein kinase At3g47570 has protein sequence MMDVASALEYLHFGYTTPVVHCDLKPSNILLDENMVAHVSDFGLTKFLDERNSVLHTKTLATLGYLAPEYGLEGQVSTRVDVYSFGIVLMETFSRMKPSDEMFKDDLSLKSWIEESLPNATTQVVDANLLGRQDEHFNEKLECISVIFKLSLSCCAKCPRDRTNMKDVVAALQKIKRQIKYFPNISA, from the exons ATGATGGATGTTGCTTCCGCATTGGAATATCTCCATTTTGGTTATACAACACCAGTGGTTCACTGCGATCTGAAACCTAGCAACATATTGCTCGACGAAAATATGGTTGCTCATGTAAGTGATTTTGGCCTGACAAAGTTTCTGGATGAAAGAAATAGTGTTCTGCATACCAAGACACTTGCAACGCTTGGATACTTGGCACCGg AGTATGGACTTGAAGGGCAGGTGTCAACAAGGGTTGATGTGTATAGTTTTGGCATAGTTTTGATGGAAACCTTTTCAAGAATGAAGCCTAGTGATGAAATGTTCAAAGATGATTTGAGCCTGAAGAGTTGGATTGAAGAATCTCTGCCTAATGCAACAACTCAGGTTGTAGATGCAAACCTACTTGGGCGACAAGATGAGCATTTCAATGAGAAATTGGAGTGTATTTCAGTGATCTTCAAATTGTCTTTGAGTTGCTGTGCTAAATGCCCGCGAGATCGGACTAATATGAAGGATGTTGTGGCAGCACTTCAAAAGATAAAACGTCAAATTAAGTATTTTCCGAATATCTCGGCATGA
- the LOC113760058 gene encoding LRR receptor-like serine/threonine-protein kinase ERECTA, with translation MSKLETLNLQFNSLQGAIPMEIGKLKKLKQIVLDFNQLSSFLPLGLFNISSLEAVALRSNSLSGSLPSSICPRLRGLTLLDLSLNKLSGVIPPSLSECSKLQVLRLGGNNLSGVIPEGFGNLTALKRLHLGWNNLIGVIPVGFGNLTALVELCLGDNNLIGVIPEGFGNLTALVELCLGGSNLIGSIPHELGRLKHLEKLALGSNSLTGSIPAQIFNISTLRELDLSNNTLSGRLPSSTGYGLINLEVLALFSNEFDGVIPASISNASKLTHLDLGGNRFSGPVPNSLGNLRLLRDLDLVDNHLTTEPSSRELSFISYLTNCKYLKILGFAENPLHGFFPMSVGNLSTSMERFYAYGCGIKGSIPDGIGNFSSLIILNLYGNHLRGPVPVTMKYLQNLQALFLDDNQLAEIYRACAR, from the exons ATGTCAAAGCTAGAGACATTAAATCTGCAGTTTAATTCTCTACAAGGAGCAATACCAATGGAGATTGGGAAATTAAAAAAGTTGAAGCAAATTGTCCTTGACTTTAATCAGCTTTCTAGTTTTCTGCCACTGGGGCTGTTCAATATTTCCTCACTGGAAGCTGTTGCTCTTCGAAGTAATAGCTTATCTGGCAGTCTTCCATCCAGCATATGTCCCCGTCTTCGAGGACTCACATTGCTTGACCTTTCCCTCAACAAATTAAGTGGTGTGATACCACCATCGTTATCGGAGTGTTCGAAGCTTCAGGTACTGAGGTTGGGCGGCAACAATTTGAGTGGAGTGATACCGGAAGGATTTGGGAACTTGACGGCGCTCAAGCGACTACATCTTGGCTGGAACAATTTGATTGGAGTGATACCGGTAGGATTTGGGAACTTGACGGCGCTAGTGGAACTATGTCTTGGGGACAACAATTTGATTGGAGTGATACCGGAAGGATTTGGGAACTTGACGGCGCTGGTGGAACTATGTCTTGGGGGCAGCAATTTGATTG GTAGTATTCCGCACGAGCTTGGCCGCCTAAAGCATCTTGAAAAACTTGCTTTGGGCTCCAATAGCCTAACTGGATCCATACCAGCCCAAATATTCAACATTTCGACACTGCGAGAACTGGACTTATCGAACAATACACTTTCTGGAAGGCTTCCGTCATCCACGGGTTATGGATTGATCAACCTTGAAGTGCTTGCTCTCTTTTCAAATGAGTTTGATGGAGTAATACCAGCCTCAATCTCAAATGCGTCTAAGCTTACTCATTTAGACTTGGGTGGAAATAGATTCAGCGGTCCAGTTCCAAACTCTCTTGGAAACCTAAGACTTCTAAGAGATTTGGATCTCGTTGATAATCATTTGACAACTGAACCTTCATCGAGAGAATTGAGCTTTATCAGTTACTTAACAAATTGCAAGTATCTCAAAATATTAGGTTTTGCTGAAAATCCGTTGCACGGTTTTTTTCCGATGTCAGTTGGGAATCTCTCAACTTCTATGGAGAGATTCTACGCATATGGTTGCGGAATCAAGGGAAGCATTCCCGATGGAATTGGGAATTTTAGCAGCCTAATCATTTTGAATCTATATGGAAATCACCTGAGGGGGCCCGTTCCGGTGACAATGAAATACTTGCAAAATCTTCAAGCATTGTTTTTGGATGATAATCAACTAGCAGAAATATACCGTGCTTGCGCACGGTGA